Proteins from one Nicotiana tabacum cultivar K326 chromosome 23, ASM71507v2, whole genome shotgun sequence genomic window:
- the LOC142177086 gene encoding uncharacterized protein LOC142177086, translated as MRLALLGKNKLGFVEGTCVKSLYRGELADLWEQCNAVVLSWIGRCVSQQQLPSIVYASNAAKVWAEFKERFGKSNLTRFYHLWTQIGTLIKQRLVQFLVGLNETYAHVRCQILFKPPVLLVNEAYALVIQEESQRALGVMDMNKEPLTMLAGRGQMMKGKRIVGYPPNFKSKRKPMQDKGAGGFKTYANNTTVEGNNSVEGHSSTESQSQGHYFTEEEYKQLIDLLNKSSVGDCKVNMAGASHHITSCKEKLVDINKLGGQESRKLQGLYSGKVMGIGRETDGLYILRKAIKPVAATTVIKGNYNTKLWHSRLGHPSVKAMQHIPILKGLADEHAQQEYQIYPMAKQHRTTFPDSTSKADLLRLDNGTEFFNSKCSALFSDLGIIHQSSCPYTPQQNGTVERKHRHILEVARALRIQSSVPIRFWGECIRNAVYLINKLPTAVLKSKSPYEYFMEKHQNWNT; from the exons ATGCGTTTGGCTTTATTGGGAAAGAACAAGCTAGGTTTTGTAGAAGGAACATGTGTGAAGAGCTTATACAGAGGAGAATTAGCAGATCTATGGGAGCAATGTAATGCTGTAGTTCTCTCGTGGATTGGGAGATGTGTGTCGCAGCAGCAGTTGCCGAGCATCGTCTATGCATCAAATGCAGCGAAGGTCTGGGCTGAGTTCAAGGAAAGGTTTGGAAAATCTAATTTGACTAGATTCTATCACCTATGGACTCAAATTGGAACCCTAATCAAG CAACGTCTGGTACAATTTTTAGTAGGATTAAATGAGACTTATGCTCATGTTCGCTGTCAAATTTTGTTTAAACCCCCTGTGTTATTAGTAAATGAAGCATATGCCTTAGTGATACAAGAAGAAAGCCAAAGGGCTCTTGGTGTAATGGACATGAATAAGGAGCCACTGACCATGTTAGCTGGCAGGGGACAAATGATGAAAGGCAAAAG AATTGTGGGATATCCACCTAATTTCAAAAGCAAAAGAAAGCCAATGCAGGACAAGGGTGCTGGTGGCTTCAAGACCTATGCTAATAATACAACAGTTGAAGGAAATAATTCTGTTGAAGGGCACAGTTCTACTGAGAGCCAGTCTCAAGGCCATTATTTTACAGAGGAGGAGTATAAGCAGCTTATAGACTTGCTGAACAAATCCTCAGTTGGTGATTGCAAAGTCAACATGGCAG GAGCCTCTCATCATATCACATCCTGCAAGGAGAAACTAGTTGATATCAATAAGCTAGGAGGTCAGGAAAGTAGAAAACTACAG GGTCTTTATAGTGGCAAGGTGATGGGGATTGGTAGAGAAACAGATGGTCTTTATATCCTTAGAAAAGCAATAAaaccagtagcagcaacaacagtgataAAAGGAAACTATAACACAAAATTATGGCATTCAAGGTTAGGACATCCCTCAGTGAAAGCAATGCAGCACATTCCCATTTTGAAAGGTTTAGCAGATGAGCATGCTCAACAGGAGTATCAAATATATCCAATGGCAAAGCAACACAGGACAACATTCCCAGACAGCACAAGTAAAGCAGACT TACTGAGATTGGACAATGGCACAGAATTCTTCAATTCTAAATGCAGTGCTTTATTTTCTGATCTTGGAATAATTCATCAAAGTAGTTGCCCAtacactccacaacaaaatggtacTGTAGAAAGGAAACATAGACATATCTTGGAGGTTGCAAGAGCCTTAAGAATTCAGAGTTCAGTTCCAATTAGATTTTGGGGAGAGTGTATTAGAAATGCAGTTTACCTAATTAATAAGCTCCCAACTGCAGTCCTCAAAAGCAAGTCACCTTATGAATACTTCAtggaaaagcaccaaaactggaACACTTGA